Genomic segment of Panicum virgatum strain AP13 chromosome 2K, P.virgatum_v5, whole genome shotgun sequence:
TTAACATGACCTTGTTGATGAAGCATCTAACAACAGACCAATGAATATGACCGAAAACTTGAACTTAGGAAATCTGGCAGTTTGGAACTCAAGAGTAATAGCAATAACACATTTCTAATTGGTTCTTCTCGCCTGTAAAAATTCCAGAAAATTTTGGTAGAGCAAACCAGACAGTTTATTAGTAAGGCTGATACACACAATTGCCTTTCTAACGAAACAAGCTAGACGCAAGTCACTTTGAACTAACAGAGAAGGCAAACAATAATTTTTGGGTGGTCGGCGGCTGGCAACGGGGGCCTCGCGCACACGCCGGCCGGCAGCGAGGGCTCCAGAGCGCGGGGGCGGAGGCACCGGCGGGAGTGGTGTCGCGGCGGAGGGGAGCCGGCCGCGGGAGACGCTGGGCCGCCCGGGCAGGCGGCCGGCCGGAGTCTGCCGCGGAGTGGGCAGCGTCGAGGCCGCTCTTCTCCCGCTCCCCCAGCTCCTcgctcgccgcaccgccgcaaagccgccgccgttgccgaggATTGGAGCGTCAGGGCACGGGGCTCCatcagggttttaaaatccgaccggaccggcctaaccgccgccctccggtaccggtttactagaccggttaggccggtaaccggtggaaaccggttgaattcaaattcaaataaattcaaaaactcccatgcaaccggttccgaccggtttaccggccggttttaccggtttaccggccggttttaccggtttgaaattcaaaagctcccgtgcaaccggtttatcggccggtttgaccggtttaccgaccgatttgaccggtttaccggccggtttgaccggtttgatcggtgagccttcatgggccggcccatttttttttcttttttgatttaactttaaattcccacaaactatactaaatgaatgaattttttgagaaaatttgacaccattagattcatcacaccttgaagtatttttaggaattttttgggaatttttcattttttcaattcaaatttaaaatttgaattttggccggttgggtaccggccgaaaccggaaccggaccggttcccaccggttaggttaaccttgggCTCAATTGGAGAAGCCGGGCGCTGGCTATTCGATTCACCGAGCCGAGGTCACGCGAAAGCCGATCCCTCCGAGGGAGCCGAGCCGTTCACTCCGCCATCCGTCGGATCCTAAAGGAACGGCATCGGGACTGGGGGAGCAGGGCCCCCTCCGTGCGCCCGGTGGCCAGCCTTCCTTTCTTGTTCCGTTCGGCCGCCTTGACACTGGGATGCTTTTCTTTATCGTCCGCGGCGGCCTTCGAAACACTCACGTCAACACTGTGTTCGTTGTGCTAgtgctggtgctggagtggtgtgagagaaaaatactattgactGGCTGGTGACCGGAGACTGGTGCTGGAGCTatgtgaaagaaaaatactgttggctgattGGAAAAACCAAACAGCAAACAGTGCCTGTGGCCCTGTCCCCTGTGGCGGGCGGACTGGCTCCCCAAATTTTGAACGCAGCATCagctcgctctcgctctccgCGCCACCCCCTCCAACCATAGGCGGAGTtaggaatttatttttttattattaaaaAGATCCAACCatactaatttatataaaatttaattaaaatttaaataTTCAATGCAAATTTGGAAACCATACCAGaccagaccccccccccccgcccgccCCCGAATCCTCGGCCGGCCGGTGCAGCGGCGGGAAGGCTGGCAAAGGTGGTTCGGCGGGCCTGGAAGTAGTTCCTTCACGCCATTGCCATTGTGTGGTTCCATGAGGAGCCGGCGGAGGAAGGAGGGCGGGGTCGGGCGGAGGAGGTTCAAGAGCTgcaggccggcgggcggcggaggcacAAGAGCTGCGGGCGGGCGGACGGGCGGTGGGGCATCTGGCTCGCACCTGCTCCACCTCCGGGCCTGCGCCTCCCGATTGCCTCTCCAAGATGGCGCTGGTGCCGGCGAAACCCACCATCGACGACCTCCCCGACGAGGTGCTCAGAGAGATCATGCTTGGCGTCCCCACGCTGGCCGCCCTCGTGCATGCCGCGGCCGTCTCGAAGCGGTGGCGCGGCATCATAACCAGCTGCACCAGCAAGTTCCTCCACGATTACCGCGAGCGCCACCCATCCTCGCCCTTCCTTGGCCTCTACATCCCGCGCGAGTTCggcggcctaccctctttccaGAAGGCGCATTCAATCCAGGCCGCCAGTAAGAGCGACCGCGACCACGACCACGACCTCTGGCGCGCCGCACACAAGGCCTTCGACCTCGGTGGCCTTGCGAGCGATCCGGAGTGGCGCCTCCTTGACTGCTACaacggccgcctcctcctcgccaaaGGCCATAACTCCCTGGTGGTGTACAACCCGTTATCCTGCGAACGCATCCCGGTACGCCTTCCTCATGACATCCTCCCGGATTACTTCTCCGCGTGCTTGCTGCAAGGTCATGGTGACGACGCGGCGTCGTTCCGAGTGGTCTCTGTGCAGCAAGGTCGCGATCGTGACGGCAGGATTGTTCGTGTTGTCGAGTACGACTCCCCTAAGAAGAGTTGGAAAGATCACCCTTGGGATCGGAAAACCCTGAAGAACATTGAGGGGACTCAGCAGGGCGGAATGATGCACGCTGGCAACCTAATCTTTTGCAAATACACTGGAACATCCTTGCTCTTGCTGGACACGAGGAAGATGTAATTTTCCGCCCTTCCCCTCCCAGCTGACAACAATTGGAAACGCTTTGCTATAGGCGAGATGGAGGACGGTGTATGCTGTCTTGCATCAGTTGAAGTTGATCCAATTGGGATATGGAACATCCAACATCTGAGAGTGTGGAGGCTGGAGAAGCTAAAATGGACATTGGAGAAGGAAAGGCGGGTGAAGCAGGTGCTTGGCAAGCATGCCCATGGCAGGGGTTTGTTCTGTACAGTTCGTGCTGTGACCAATGGCATAGCTCTTTTGCGCTCAAGctcaagcatgcttcatttcgTTGTTGACCTAAGGACCTTCTTTGTGAAGGACATGTTTGAGTACAAGGATCGGGCTTTTCCTATGCAAATgccatggccgccaccgccagccTTTTCAGCGGCTATAGTTAGTGCTGAGCAATCTGCCCCTTCCACTGCTGGTAATGCTAATGAAGCACAAATTCAGAAAGATAATATTCCGAATAATCATGACCTACAAGCTCAGGTATAAATCTTTAAAGCTCAGCTACTAGAATCTCTTCAACCAGGACCACTTCTAACTAGTCAAATTCTTTTGTTCACAGCATATTCCTGTCCAAGATCCGAGTGTTATGTGGGGCAAGACATATTCTAGGAGGAGAAAGAGGCCGCGGGAAAATAAGACCCTCTCACTCCGTCATCAGCTACCGGCCGGGCTCCCCCCTCCGGCCACTACACTGTGCGATGAAGATTCTGGTTTGATTCATACTGAAGGTAAATGTCGATTACTACGTCATTGTTAATGCTGTTCAAGAATAAGCTATATGATCAAATGCAAATATTTTCTACAAATAATTCTTTTTATCTGTTCCCACTCCAGCCGAGGCTCAGTCCAATGAGTACCTGTCGTGCAATGCTGCACGAGGCCAAAGGGAACCCCAGAGACAGAGAAGAAGCAACCGCGCGCCCAAGCCCAACCCAAGAGTACAAGGCTCAGATTGGACACAGTGACTGACCTCGGTAGGATATGTACAGCATCATATATAGAGGGTGCAAAATATCCTTCCCATCTCCAAGGCTGCCAAATGAAAATCAATGTTGATGGAGCATTCAAAACTGAAATGAGGCAGGGAGGATGGGGTGCAGTCATTAGAAACGAAGGAgtgtaggaccgagaaatgcgaccagaggggggggtgaatgggagccttcgaAAATTATCGCAATCGAAAACTTCGGCTCAAGATCCAAAAGCGcaccccaaccctagagtcctaggcgTAGTGCAGAGTAGCTTTAGAAGAGCTACACGAACACTAAAAACCTTAGGGACAAGTGAAATCGAGCGCGAAAGCAAACACACAAAATCAGCTTGATAACAACACGGtatactatcaccggttgaaccgacgtataCAGCTTAAATACGTCGGTCTATCCGGTgatacagagccggcagcagcagacagcaagcaccggttgatccgacgccctggtttgaatagcgtcggttcaaccggtgagcgatgccggtttaaccgacaaaatcagaaactgatgtcggtgcagttgtccagaggggcaACAAAATGACTCAAAATGGACTACTgagcaccggttaatccgatgaaATCAACTCCAttacgccggtgcagttgtccagagaagcagttcaaagaatttgactgaacaccggttaaaccggtgaaggGAAAATTGACCCCGTCGGTCAAACGCCCAAAACCGAAAATCTCGTAGtagcaccggttaatccgatgcaaGTTGAAAACAATACACCGGTGCAACTGCAGAAAACCCCAAAGACCCTAACCCTCGATGctcctactcaccggttgaaccgatccGCCATGTttgaggcgtcggtttaaccggtgaaagCAGAACGATCACCCCgagcccagaaactctgtttttcttggcTCAAACCAAAACTCGATGAATAGCGGATCAAAATGAGTTCAAATCATACCAAACTACGCAGGAAGGATCACAAGGGTCTTGAGAACAAACCCACAGAAGGAATCAACGAATCAATCCATAGATTGGAAGGAATCGAAGATTTGGCAATCAAGAACAGGGTTTTCTCCAAATGTGAAAAGCTCAAGAACAACGATCCTAAGGAGCTCGTGATTCCTAGAGGTTTTGCACTAGGCAAGAGGGATTAGAATCACGTCAAAGAGCTCAAGGAACCACACAAAACTCATACTTCATGATCGAACAAACGAAATCAAAATCGTCACAAACAGAGCATGAAGCATATGAGATTAAACGTACCCAAatccccggagggcacaaggagggaagggcctcctttcccacacaatCTTCTTACAAAGTTTTCACAATTCCATAGTTAAAATCCTACCTagaagagaggaaggaggaagaacatggaggaagaagagaaggaggGGGCGCCTGGCTCTATCCTTGTTTCTGTGTTATCCAGCGCCAGAAGAGGGCAGATGCGcccctgcttttttttttccttgtgaGCTGCTTCCTTGCCCCACTTTCCTTTCTCTCCAAGTCTTCCACTAAAAGACTACAATACCCCTAAGTGCTGAAATAaaactagaaggcccttaggggcaaaacaggaaaagatacattgaagaccatctgacggctgcgacgacttggagaactttgcttcgacccgacgcaatcttcccgatgtcgccacgcgtcctgAAATCTCTcgggggcagttttgggaaactgccgaaaccgagttcgggtgcggttttggaggaaccgcgaaaccttcccgcgcgatgtttccgggcacacccgccaagcccgatgtcgccacgtgtccgacctcccgccggaaccctagcgccttcgtcatccctgacgccatcgccatctctctccgactcggccgacgtcgacgcatcccagccgttggtttttcccgagctaccaacaaactccacacCGTCTCGCCTTGGCGCTAGTAATGGATCGcaacgcggcccagcagtggcccaagcatctgggccgcccttctccaccgcacggtcatccggtcgggcctccaacgccaccgcaaggtctcccgcctccgcatggtcgtcgagcttccagccaccgcaacgccgccgcctggTCCATCGGCACGTgcctcgctcttgtccaaaccatctcgctacaaccgcgccatccgtgtacctgcacaccacagaccaagaactggcgcaatctccacagagtcgcgactacacacagttagtccactccatgtgttggcaatcactcatcacaccaaggagcaggcctccactgcctctcaagGAGAGGTGGTGAAAGCAGGTGCAGGAAACATCTCGCACACGATGGACGCTCTCCATGCTGAGATGATAGCAGCTTGGGAGGGCATTCGATTGGCTGCAGAAGCTGGGATGGGGCATGTGATCCTGGAAACAGACGAGGCGCACGGCCGAGGAGCAGCGCCGATGGAGACGCCATGACACTGGTTTTAGAGGAATCTGCGAAGTCTAAAGCTGCTAATTAAGGAAGTGATAAAGTCCCTAACAGCACAGGTAATACTGATTGTCTTAgtacttttatatctttctaCTGTCGCAAATGGTATTCTGGTGCTGGTTTGGTTCTGTCAACTATCATAGTACCAGAAGGCATATATTTCCTATTGCAACAGCAGCGATGGCTTTATGTCATCAAATTacacattcaaaaaaaaatatagtacTTATACCTAGCTTGATAAAATATTGAAGAGAAAATGTAGGGACATTATCTGATCCAAGAGAAATTGTGTACTTGTACCGAGCTTGATAAAATATTGATGAGCTTATTTTGTCTTAGCGAAGTGCCAACTTTGTTTTTGACTGAGATTGCTTTCTCTGATGATTGTTGCTGTATTTTCTGCTGTGGCTTGTTTAGCTCAAGGATATGGCTGAGAGACTACCACCAGATCAGAGAGCCTATGGTAGTGAAGCAAAACAAGCTATGACATGTTTGTGGAATTTTAAGAATGATGCATACCATTGCTTTAACTAAATTCTTTAACTAAATCACAAACCATGTTTGCAGAATTTTAAGAATGATGCATACCATTGCTTCTCATACTGCTGAGAATCGAATGACTCCATCAGCAGTTGCTGCTTGTATGGACCCACTCTTGTTATGTCCCCTTCTGGCCGGTGAATGTGAGATGGAAGATGACTTTGACATGAATGGTGACAGTGCTGCTCAGCTTATTGCGGCAGCTAATGCTGCTAACAGTGCTCAAGGCATTGTCACTACTCTATTAGAGGAATACAATAACATATTCAACGTGAGTTTCTGCTTCTACCTCAACATCTTTAATGTAAGCCAGATCATACTTTTCTTATGTACAATTACGAGCAACACACGAAAGTTCTTAATTCACTGATTACTTCGAGTTGATTTTTTGTTTAGGTACATGAAGTAATGATAATGTAAGAAGGCAGCCGATAAAACATCTCACTTTTGCAGCTGCATTGCATTTTGACCTTCTTTATATCTCTGCTGTCTAACCATATATTTGTGTGTGATAAACTTAAGAAGCAAACACCACATCACTATATGTCCACTCATGTGCATTATTTTTACAGGATGAGCACCTCAGGTGCTCCTTGTCACCAGATTCTCAAACCGGAGATAGTGGAAGCGAAGAATCAACAGATGATGAAACCGTGGATATCAAGGACAATGGATTTCATGATGCAGAAAATGATGTAGATCAGGACTTAGATAATGCCGAACGATTATTGAGTGAAAAATTGAGTGAAACCAGCGCGTGCACCCGTGCTGAGCTCTATGACTACAAGGTTTGATATGCTTTGCAATTCTGTTTTTATCTGTAGTTATTGTGCCATACTAATCGTACATTTGCCTTCTATGTGTTTAAGACAATAGAGACAGAAATATAAACATAAGTCTACTTCTATTTTCAATGAATATATTTAACATATTGTAGCACATGTTTTGACCGTATCTTATCTAAATAGACTAAATTCTCCCCATACTGTTTCTTTGTAAAATAACCTTAGCTACATGTCTTACCCGGATTGTGCTTTCACTTTTTTCTCTTTGAGTAGCATGATCATTTATTGATGTGATCACGTGGTTTGCTTTCTGTTGATGTATATTTGTATAAGAGTGTGTGTAAATTGTGTAATCTTGGAAGGACCGAATTGTAAAAGTACACAATAAATATATAGAAAGGAACGGAGTGGGACTGCTGTCCAGACTCCAGAAATTCCTCCATTCCAGTCTCAACATGGTATCAGGGCTGAGTTCGATGGTGATGGTGGCGATGGTGGTGGCGTGacgtcggccggcggcgggccagAGGCAGCGGCACGGACCtagcgcgcgggcggcgcgcggaggagcaggccggcggcgcggatccGGGGTTCAGCAGGCCCttcccggcggcgcgggcgcgtgcgGGAGCGGCGAGCTGCAGAAGTGGCACGGCGCGCAGGTGGCGCTGCAGTGGAAGCGGCGTGCGACGACGCGCTGAGGAGCGCAAGCAGGGGCTGCCACTGGCTCCGCGAGGAGTGCTCCTACGGCAGGTTCTGGGAGGACCTCAGAATCGAGGTCGAGGACAGTTGGGTGAGCAGCTCGAGCATCCGTGTGGCAGCTCAGGGACAGCAAAAGGCTGGTGTTGGCGACAAAAGGTGTGGAGCTGCTGCAAAGGAGAGAAGCGGCAGTGCAGAGGTTGCTGGACTGAGGTGGTGTGCGTGGCCGCAGGAGCCGCGGATCTAAGCAGAGGTGTTGAGGAAAAGCACATGCAGCTTGGTGCTTGGTGCTGGCTGGTGTTCAGATTGAGACACTGAGTTTTGCTTGATATAAGAAGGTAATTTCGTGTGCAAATCATTCTCTGCTTTGATTTGGGTGGAGAGAGAAGTGTGCGTGTTTCTTTGCTGTGCTGAATTAGCAAAGGAGGAAGTTAGCTATTCTGCTGTAACGGGAAGAGAAGGCAGCttgtgtgttttttttccaATTCTGCAATTAAGAAATGGGGGATAATAAAGGGATTGAGCAGATCTTGGGCAAGCTGGTAGAATTGCTTACTGAGAAGAAGAATGAGGCTCCATCTTCAAGCAAAGAAATTGTGCCATATGCAGATGCAGTTCAGAAACTGGAACTGTTGCCACATGATATTAAATTGGAAGGCGTAAAGAATTACTTAGCTTGGTCCAGGAGGGCACTATTATTGTTAAAGGCGAAGAGACTTGAAGGTTTTGTCAATGGGAAGGCAGCTGAACCTGAGGATAAATCAAGTGATGAATGGAAGGCTTGGGATGCTACTAACTCTATGGTAGTCGCCTGGTTGTTAAGTTCGATGTTGCCATCCATTGCCGGGTCAGTAGATACTATTGCTACCGCATTTGGTATATGGGAAGCACTAAAGAAGACATATTCAGGTGTTGGTAATGTGATGCTGTTGGTTGATACAGATGATAGGCTCTACCATTTGAAACAAGGGGAGCTATCTTTGATGGACTATGTGGCAGAGCTGAAGCGGTTATGGGCTGATTTGGATCACTACGATCCAATCGAGTTGCCACATCCAGAATGTGTGGCTTGGGTAAAGAAGTGGATAGAGAAGAAACGTGTCCTCCAATTCTTGAGAGGCCTAAACTCAGAATTTGAGGGAAGGCGTGCTAGTATGTTCCATCAGCCTAGTATTCCAAGTCTAGAAGAAGCCATAGCTGCAATGGCACAAGAAGAGACTAGGCTGAAGGTAATGAAGGGAAATACTTCAACCCCACCCCGTCCAGCCTATGTGGTGACTGAATATCAGGAGATGAGGGAATGCTATAATTGTGGTGAGAAGGGTCACCTGAGTCGTGATTGTCGTCAACCAATTAAGTCTAACCGTGGAAGAGGAAGAGGTAGCGTTAGAGGTGCACCAAGGGGAGGTAGAGGCCGTGGTGGAAGGAGTGGCTATAGAGCCAACTTTGCTATGCCTGAAGAAGGTGCATCAGACTTGGTCATGATTCCTGCTGCAGAATTAGAAGAGTTGAGGAAGGTGAAGGAGAAtaaaaatagttcaaaatatGCTGATCAAGGGGTGGTGCCAACTTCAACTGACCATGTTGTCAATCTTGTTCATTCTGATCCAGGTATAAAAAAACATGCCTTAATATCCTTGAAAGCATCTAATTCGAGCT
This window contains:
- the LOC120694734 gene encoding uncharacterized protein LOC120694734 encodes the protein MALVPAKPTIDDLPDEVLREIMLGVPTLAALVHAAAVSKRWRGIITSCTSKFLHDYRERHPSSPFLGLYIPREFGGLPSFQKAHSIQAASKSDRDHDHDLWRAAHKAFDLGGLASDPEWRLLDCYNGRLLLAKGHNSLVVYNPLSCERIPVRLPHDILPDYFSACLLQGHGDDAASFRVVSVQQGRDRDGRIVRVVEYDSPKKSWKDHPWDRKTLKNIEGTQQGGMMHAGNLIFCKYTGTSLLLLDTRKM